Sequence from the Candidatus Aenigmatarchaeota archaeon genome:
GAGCGAAGGGTGGAGAGCTTGAAACCTGTGCCGACTGCGGCGGCGTTGGAAGACTCAAAAAAGCGCACAGGACGCCATTTGGCCAGTTCGTAAGCATCGTTACCTGCCCTTCCTGTGCAGGCAGGGGAAAGGTCGCCAAGGATTATTGCCGGGAATGCAGGGGACGGGGCCGGCTAAGAAAGAAGCGCAAAGTTACTGTTAAAGTGCCAGCGGGAATCGAGAATAACTCGTACCTTCGGATTTCCGGGCAGGGGGAAGCAGGAGTTATGGGCGCCCCTTCAGGCGACCTGTATGTTTTGGTTGGAATAAAGCCCCATGACGTGTTTGAGCGGGCTGGAGACAATCTCCGGCTCGAGCAGAAGGTCTCCCTTTTGACAGCAATTACCGGAGGGGAAATCGAGATTCCCGCAATGGGGGGAAAAGCAAGCATCAAAGTGCCAAAGGGCACACAGAGCCATACTGTGTTTAAGCTTAAGGGGCAGGGAATGCCAAGAATCAATGGGGACGGAAGAGGCGACCTTTTGGTAAAGCTGATTATAGAAATCCCTGACAAAGTCAGCAGGAAGATGGAGGAATGCCTGAGGGAGATGGAGGGCCACCAGGCAAAGAAGAAGCGGGGCTGGTTTGGAAGATAATAAGTTAGAGGGGAATTTGTAATTTAATGGTTTTAGAGATTATGCCAAAAAACGTCGAGGAAGTCCCGAGAAAAATTGTCAGAAAAGAGCTGGAAAAAAAGCCGGAGCAGCAAGCAGTAAAGCCCACCGTAAAACCGGCAAGGGACCTGGAAAAGGAGCTAAAACAAGCAAAAGAGAGGGAGGAAGAAACTCTGACAAAGCTCAAATATCTCCAGGCGGAGTTTGACAATTACAGAAAACATTACGACAAGGAGCGGTTGGAATTTGTAAAATTTGCAAATGTGGGGCTTGTCGGCGACCTCCTGACTGTGCTAGACGAGTTCGAGCGGGCGATAGAAGCCATAGGCGACGAGGAAACCCGGAAAGGCATGGCTCTTCTCCAGGGAAACCTCCTCAAAGTCCTGAAAAAGCACGGGCTTGAGAGAATCGAGGCGGCCGGGCACAAGTTTGACCCGTACTTCCATGAAGTGATGCTTATGCAGGAAAGCGAGGGCGATGAGGGGCTCGTCCTCTCCGAGCTCCAGAAGGGCTACAAGCTGAACGGGAAGGTCATACGGAGCTCGAAAGTTGTTGTTTCGAAGGCAAGGCCGGAAAACCCGGGAAGCGCTTCTGCGTAAGACTGCTGCGGGAATGCGTTCTTTTTGCCAGGAGATTGATTTCTGAAAGTACTTAAGCAAATTTGGGTAGTAATTTGAGAAGTATGGCTAATAATGGCACATATTTGGGCACAATAGACGTAAGCAGTTCTCCAATAATTCCCTGTGGCACCAGTGTATCCGGTTTTGAAGTAACTGCTCTTGAAAGCAAGGACCCGGGTCTTATGGATGAGGAGAGTATTGAAAGGGTTAGGCCAGGCATCAGGTATGTCACACTTTGTCAGGGTAGGACCTATGTAAGTGAGCGGCCTTCAGATAGGCCAGGGATTTATTTTAGCGACCTCAGAGAAGCATTGCATATGAACCCAATAGAAGCCCTTAATCATATAACTGGCTGTAAACTATCGTTTTAAATTTTGAGTTTTTGTAAACTTCATATTCCGGGCGCGGCGTTCCTGTTTCGTTTTGCCTTTACCTTGGAGGGAAGATTGTCAGGCAGGCATTACAAAAGCACTACCCCAGCATTATTCTGGTAATGCCCCGAAAAGAGTTTGCAAGCAAATTTCACTTTTAAAATTTTTGTATAAGTAATAATGTATATTATTGAGAATATGGCAAAGGAGAAGATTATCGGGATAGACCTTGGGACCTCGAACTCCCAGGCAGCGGTAATGATTGGCGGAAAGCCCACCATTATCCCTTCAGCAGAGGGAGCTACCGTTGCAGGAAAGATGTTTCCCTCGATTGTTGCATTTACAAAGGAAGGCACTTTGCTTGTAGGCGAGCCGGCAAGGCGCCAGGTGGTTTCAAACCCCGAAGGAACTGTCAGCGGCGCAAAAAGGCAGATGGGGACAGGCCACAAATTCAAGCTTCACGGAAAAGAATACACCCCCCAGCAGATTTCGGCGTTTATCTTGCAGAAGATAAAGAGGGATGCTGAGGCATTCCTTGGCGAAACAATAAGAAAAGCTGTAATTACTGTCCCTGCTTACTTTAATGACAACCAGAGGCAGGCGACAAAGGACGCGGGAAAAATCGCGGGGCTGGAAGTTGAGCGGCTTGTTAACGAGCCGACTGCCGCCGCGATGGCTTACAACCTCGAAAAGGACGAGGAGTCCAAGATTCTGATTTTCGACCTCGGCGGAGGAACCCTGGACGTTACGATAATGGAATATGCAGAAGGCACTTTCACTGTCCTTTCGACGTCAGGCGACACTCACCTTGGCGGAAGGGACATGGATGAATCGCTTGTCGGCTATATTGTTTCTGAGTTTAAGAAGAAGGAAAATATTGACATATCAACCGACAAGATTGCAATGCAGAGGGTCAGGGAAGCGGCTGAAAAGGCAAAAATCGAGCTTTCGGCAGTTTTCGAGACCGAAATCAACCTGCCGTTTATTGCGATGTCGGGCGGTAGTGCCAAAAACCTTGAGATGAAGATTACCCGCTCGAAGCTTGACGAGCTTGTAGACACAATCGTCCAGAAGTGCAAGGTGCCTGTCGAGCAGGCGATTAAGGATTCTAAGCTTTCAAGAGGGGAAGTAGGCAAGGTGATTCTTGTCGGAGGCCCTACGAGGATGCCGCTTATCCAGAAGTTTGTCGAGGAAATCACAGGCAGAAAGCCGGAGAGGGGCGTTGACCCCATGGAGTGCGTTGCCCTTGGAGCAGCAGTACAGGGAGCAATTCTTGCAGGCGAAATAAAGGACCTCGTCCTGCTTGATGTTACTCCGCTGACCCTTGGAATTGAAACTTTAGGCGGCGTGATGACCCCAATTATAGAACGAAACAGCACGATTCCAATAAAGAAAAGCAAGGTCTTTTCAACCGCGGTCGACATGCAGCCGGCAGTGACGGTTCATGTAATTCAGGGAGAAAGGCCGCTTGCCAAAGACAACACCAGCTTGGGAGAGTTCAACCTTATGGGAATTCCTCCAGCCCCCAGAGGGATGCCAAAAATCGAGGTCAGCTTTGACATTGATTCCAGCGGAATACTTCATGTTTCAGCCAAAGACTTGGGCACTAAAAGAGAGCAGGCCATCACAATAACCGCTTCGACAAAGCTTTCTGAGGGCGACATCGACAAGATGGTGAGGCAGGCCCAGGACCACGAGGAAGAAGACAAGAGAAGAAAGGAGGAAATCGAGGCGAAAAACAACCTTGATTCCACTATCTACGAAACTGAGAAAGTCCTTTCCGAGCTTGGTGACAAGCTTTCGGCAGAGCACAAGCAGAATGTGGAGGACGAGCTAAAGAAATCAAAAGAGGCACTGGATTCTGAAGACACTTCAAAGCTGAAAGCCGCAACCGAGGAGCTTAGGAAGGTCCTTCAGGCGGCAGGCGCGTCAATTTACCAGCAGGCAGCCCAGGCATCTGCAGAAGGGCCGCAGTTTGGCGCTGGAGGGCCAGAAGGTGCAGCAGGCCCGGCAGGAGGGGAGAAAAAGAAGGAAGAAAAGAAGCCGGAGGCAGATGAAGAAAAGGTTGTTGACGCTGAGTACAAGGTTGAAGGAGAGGAAGAGAAGAAGAAGGAATGACTGCTTAATTGAGATATTCTGCAGGCTGCCATTCTGGGTGCGTTGAGTATATTTCTTCAAGCTTTTCTTGCATATCTTCAGGAAGGCGGGGTTCGTATACATTGCAGGTCACCAGTTCTGGACAGATATCGCTGATTGTGCTGACAATGTCACTAATCTCAGAGCTTATCGGCTGCCTTTGGTACAGGGAAATATTGAACCTGGATTTTTTTAAGCTCCAGTCCTTTGCAGGATATTGCATTTTTCCAAGGAGTCCATAATCAAAGTCTTGAAACAAGGTAATTTCCCGTTTGGCCAAATCCAGGTGGACTGGCACATTTGCTTTCGTTTTTGGGTTTTCAAACATGAGGTTTACCTGATTTGCATATAAGGGATAGGTCAGTAAAGTACCTTCAATGGGATTTAGAGGGTCATCATCCCCAGAATACTCAAGCCCCCGAAAGATTAGTCCCATTTTCTCAATCTTATCTACAATTGACATAATTCACTATAGAATAATAATTTCAATGCATAGTAATTATGGCAAGAAAGTCGCTCGTTCCGCTGATAAAGAAGATAATCGAGCTAATTGGGTCAGGAAAAGAGGCTCCTGCCCCGAAGGAATTCCGAAAATTGCTTGATTTTAAGGGGGAGTTTAATTTGGAGGAAACTGATGGGATTTATGAATTTGGGCGTGTTTTTGGGGAGGAAACCTGCAAGAAATTTGCCCCAAAATTCATTTCAGAAATCGACAAGCTGATAAAGAAGAAAAAAACGCCAAACCTGTATTTTATCAAAAGCGAGATTGTCTGCAACTGCGAAAAGCCAGAAGACACCCTGAAGGTTTTGAATAATATGCTGAAGGTTTATCCCAAGCATCCAGAGTTGCTGAACACAAAAGCCCAAATCCTCAAAGACCTAAACCGACCTGAAGAAGCCCTCAGGGAAATAGAAAAAGCCCTTAACATTGAAGATCATCCAGTTTACCATAACACCAAAGCATTAATCCTCAAAGACCTAAACCGGCCTGAAGAAGCCCTCAGGGAAATAGACAAAGCCCTGAAGATTAAGGACTCTCCAGCTATCCACAACACAAAAGCAGCAATCCTCCAAGACCTAAACCGACCTGAAGAAGCCCTCAAGGAAATAAACAAAGCTATAGACCTTAAAGACCATCCCGCCTACCACAACACCAAAGCATTAATCCTCAAAGACCTAAACCGGCCTGAAGAAGCCCTAAAAGAGATAGAAAAAGCCCTGGAGATTAAGGACTCTCCAGCTTACCACAACACCAAAGCATTAATCCTCAAAGACCTAAACCGGCCTGAAGAAGCCCTCAGGGAAATAGAAAAAGCCCTTAACATTGAAGATCATCCAGCTAGCCACAACACAAAAGCAGCAATCCTCCAGGACCTAAACCGGCCTGAAGAAGCCCTCGAAGAGATAAATCTGGCTGTGGAGGGA
This genomic interval carries:
- the dnaJ gene encoding molecular chaperone DnaJ, with the protein product MAEKDYYKILGVEKSASSDDIKRAFKKLARKHHPDVAGKESEEKFKEINEAFQVLSDPQKKAAYDNYGNADFGSQGYDYSSEGPDFGDIFSDLGLGDIFRAFRRGSSDESNSFSGSDLRQDIEITLEEAFSGVEKEVEFPAEVPCDQCSGTGAKGGELETCADCGGVGRLKKAHRTPFGQFVSIVTCPSCAGRGKVAKDYCRECRGRGRLRKKRKVTVKVPAGIENNSYLRISGQGEAGVMGAPSGDLYVLVGIKPHDVFERAGDNLRLEQKVSLLTAITGGEIEIPAMGGKASIKVPKGTQSHTVFKLKGQGMPRINGDGRGDLLVKLIIEIPDKVSRKMEECLREMEGHQAKKKRGWFGR
- a CDS encoding nucleotide exchange factor GrpE, whose amino-acid sequence is MPKNVEEVPRKIVRKELEKKPEQQAVKPTVKPARDLEKELKQAKEREEETLTKLKYLQAEFDNYRKHYDKERLEFVKFANVGLVGDLLTVLDEFERAIEAIGDEETRKGMALLQGNLLKVLKKHGLERIEAAGHKFDPYFHEVMLMQESEGDEGLVLSELQKGYKLNGKVIRSSKVVVSKARPENPGSASA
- a CDS encoding tetratricopeptide repeat protein, with translation MARKSLVPLIKKIIELIGSGKEAPAPKEFRKLLDFKGEFNLEETDGIYEFGRVFGEETCKKFAPKFISEIDKLIKKKKTPNLYFIKSEIVCNCEKPEDTLKVLNNMLKVYPKHPELLNTKAQILKDLNRPEEALREIEKALNIEDHPVYHNTKALILKDLNRPEEALREIDKALKIKDSPAIHNTKAAILQDLNRPEEALKEINKAIDLKDHPAYHNTKALILKDLNRPEEALKEIEKALEIKDSPAYHNTKALILKDLNRPEEALREIEKALNIEDHPASHNTKAAILQDLNRPEEALEEINLAVEGETKSPVFLGNKVHILLGLGKLKTAKETLSEALRYAPENEFLLKTKDVLKNAESLENTSRIINERLEEREKKLNEKIETAKEELNKKIEAGNVKLVEFLGVFAAIIAFILSSINILSTDLSLCERLILIVGLGSVLVLFILLIEILICERKDGERLYVVLAVLLAFIGLLVSASISGFCPSNHQTQSQDSCQGALNLSAIFWLPGAKEQVTVQNGFVEGNASQASNAKSYVNSSY
- the dnaK gene encoding molecular chaperone DnaK, translating into MAKEKIIGIDLGTSNSQAAVMIGGKPTIIPSAEGATVAGKMFPSIVAFTKEGTLLVGEPARRQVVSNPEGTVSGAKRQMGTGHKFKLHGKEYTPQQISAFILQKIKRDAEAFLGETIRKAVITVPAYFNDNQRQATKDAGKIAGLEVERLVNEPTAAAMAYNLEKDEESKILIFDLGGGTLDVTIMEYAEGTFTVLSTSGDTHLGGRDMDESLVGYIVSEFKKKENIDISTDKIAMQRVREAAEKAKIELSAVFETEINLPFIAMSGGSAKNLEMKITRSKLDELVDTIVQKCKVPVEQAIKDSKLSRGEVGKVILVGGPTRMPLIQKFVEEITGRKPERGVDPMECVALGAAVQGAILAGEIKDLVLLDVTPLTLGIETLGGVMTPIIERNSTIPIKKSKVFSTAVDMQPAVTVHVIQGERPLAKDNTSLGEFNLMGIPPAPRGMPKIEVSFDIDSSGILHVSAKDLGTKREQAITITASTKLSEGDIDKMVRQAQDHEEEDKRRKEEIEAKNNLDSTIYETEKVLSELGDKLSAEHKQNVEDELKKSKEALDSEDTSKLKAATEELRKVLQAAGASIYQQAAQASAEGPQFGAGGPEGAAGPAGGEKKKEEKKPEADEEKVVDAEYKVEGEEEKKKE